One window of the Nodosilinea sp. PGN35 genome contains the following:
- a CDS encoding ATP-binding protein: MTSPDDGVVKGDILIVDDTPDNLRLLSAILGRHQLGVRKALTGQWAIAAAQAAPPDLILLDIKMPEMSGYEVCQRLKADPATEGIPVIFISALDDAIDKVKAFAAGGADYITKPFQEAEVLARIAHQLELRRLQARLVAQNDELVRSNRELEQFASVVSHDLQQPLQSILGYTKLIGLTCPTVRQSPAQPYLENILEASGRMQQMIQDWLAYAQAGQAQPSFAPVDGNALLDQVILNLKVALGESGAELHYGDLPTVMGSEVQLMQLFQNLISNALKFARADAVPQITLSVEPQPQGWRFGVHDNGIGIEAEHLGQIFEAFHRLHAAQSYPGSGIGLATCQKIVERHGGRIWAESQPGRGSTFYFTLRAVPAGDS; encoded by the coding sequence ATGACCTCTCCTGACGATGGGGTTGTCAAGGGCGATATTTTAATTGTTGACGATACCCCCGACAACCTGCGCCTGCTCTCGGCCATCCTAGGACGGCATCAGCTGGGGGTGCGCAAGGCGCTGACCGGTCAGTGGGCGATCGCCGCCGCCCAGGCCGCCCCGCCCGACCTGATTTTGCTCGACATCAAAATGCCGGAGATGAGCGGCTACGAGGTCTGCCAGCGGCTCAAGGCCGACCCCGCAACCGAGGGGATTCCCGTGATTTTTATCAGCGCCCTCGACGATGCCATCGACAAGGTGAAGGCCTTTGCCGCCGGAGGGGCTGACTACATTACCAAGCCCTTTCAGGAGGCGGAGGTGCTGGCCCGCATCGCCCACCAGCTAGAGCTGCGGCGGCTCCAGGCGCGGCTGGTGGCCCAAAACGACGAGCTGGTGCGCTCCAACCGCGAGCTGGAGCAGTTTGCCTCGGTGGTCTCCCACGACTTGCAGCAGCCCCTGCAAAGCATTTTGGGCTACACCAAGCTGATTGGCCTCACCTGCCCCACGGTGCGGCAGTCGCCCGCCCAGCCCTACCTGGAGAATATTCTCGAAGCCAGCGGGCGCATGCAGCAGATGATTCAAGACTGGCTGGCCTACGCCCAGGCGGGGCAGGCCCAGCCCAGCTTTGCCCCGGTCGATGGCAATGCCCTGCTCGACCAGGTAATTCTCAATCTCAAGGTGGCCCTGGGCGAAAGCGGGGCGGAGCTGCACTACGGCGATCTGCCCACCGTGATGGGCAGCGAAGTACAGCTGATGCAGCTGTTTCAAAACCTGATCAGCAACGCGCTGAAGTTTGCCCGCGCCGATGCGGTGCCCCAGATCACGCTGTCGGTAGAGCCGCAGCCCCAGGGCTGGCGGTTTGGCGTCCACGACAACGGCATTGGCATTGAGGCAGAACACCTGGGGCAAATTTTTGAGGCCTTTCATCGCCTCCACGCGGCCCAGAGCTACCCCGGCAGCGGCATTGGTCTGGCCACCTGCCAAAAAATTGTCGAGCGCCACGGGGGCCGCATCTGGGCCGAGTCGCAGCCGGGCCGGGGCAGCACCTTCTATTTCACCCTGCGGGCGGTGCCCGCCGGGGACAGCTAG
- a CDS encoding PAS domain S-box protein translates to MSSPTLFCCVDAPADLATRLTAEFPDCRVALATTRPAAAAWLEQLSPGSVAVAIAAHSWLGTPELTTLCDRFPQALLVVLDPVTPQGKPFDADFSGPIYRRLPGSGPEAELMFTVTAALAYYRQGQQLAAGQIALAEAHRQLEGLQRQMSALMVQLDWGLASASDRAQTEQALRRSQSSLAEAQRIAHLGSWEFDLASQTITWSAELFRIYGLDPAQGAPSYDQWRQSIPPEDWPPLEVAIERAIAAGVSYEVEHRIVRPDGSVRYILGRGEMVYNDQGQGVQLRGTGQDCTEAKLAELALRQSEAQKQSILSAMPDLMVVVNAQGQYMEVAYNRFTGELLPAAAQRMVGIYVVDALPAAVAERWLKAIARTLATHTPQVFEQQLSFGDRRQHEVVRMVPYQSDQVLVLVRDISDRQRILQDMRRHRDLREAIFNESTDALFLVDRQTDLILDCNHRAVVLFEADSGDRLCQRRGNSLQCQPFSEAELAAARQEMAERGFWSAEVEYLTLRGQRFWGNLAAKPIAVADTPMLLVRVTDITPSKRIEAALQESEARFRQLAETVREGFFVFDAIARRYEYLNPAYRAMIGTGTTLPQDRSHWLDRVHPDDRDRMAAAAARQLEGETTDHEYRYLHPDGTVRWLRSQGYPIQTPAGAVVRVVGTVEDITERKRGEAQRQRAELALEQAEERYRRATQAARAGVWELDLATYTGYLDPNLKALVGYGDDEIGNSLNQWLTPIHPEDRAPLSAAIQAYLRGETEEFVAEYRMLHRSGAVIWVLSRGELRRQAQGQPRTFLGTSTDITRLKQVELALKQLNEELEQRVQQRTQALQTLATIVENSTDLIGTASLDGVALYLNPAGQRLLGLAHESIAGRPIKSFLSAATLPQFEQEVLPTLMAEGVWRGEASFCHLQSGAAIAVEQELFLVKDPDTNAPLRIATICRDMGDRKRAEQALKASEERFRATFEQAAVGMVQADLTGCLVKVNQTFCDLLGYAPAELEGKSYADITHPADLQADRANVEELLAGTTPSFTMEKRYLRCDRTVVWVNLAVTLIRDGAGQPQYFIGVVNDITQRKTAELALRESQQFNQRITEATPYIVYIYDLDAHVNLYSNRELTATLGYSLDHIRALGNQMLATLVHPDDFVELAPLFERVRAAADGEVVEIEYRMRHSDGGWRWLHDRVAVFKRDSQGQAVQSIGIVQDITERKQAQFDLRESRNMLKLVLDTIPQRVFWKDRQSRFLGCNSAFASDYRLTPDQVIGNTDLDLPWAIYGEQYRADDAAVMAAKTPRLGYEELTHSADGEAIWIRTSKIPLTNTRGEVIGVLGCYEDISDRKQVEESLRQLNAELEQRVQERTGELEQAVQVAEAANLAKSTFLANMSHELRTPLNAILGFAQLVARDEHLSGDHRQALAIINRSGEHLLMLINDILEMAKIEAGQVSLNAASFDLDALLNTLGDMLYLRAQDKGLRLSIDRHPALPRYLVADQPKLRQVLINLLGNAIKFTPAGDVTLRVAPASALAAPPPGSPLAVTFAVADTGIGIAAADCDRLFEPFVQVNQGAGTGLGLAISRQFVQMLGGDIGVESQPGQGATFTFTLTLPVAAGADCPTVPPPSPVTGLAPGQPSYRILVVDDDDTHRHLLSQVLQSVGFAVQEAANGQAALDLWPQWQPQLIWLDMRMPILSGPETARAIRAQERSQAAAPTEEPIKIIALTANAFEDDRARALESGCDDFVRKPFQLDHLLAKLAEHLGVEYTYGPGGSATGQPQTLTTEATLALLRALPAPLLSELHRATLRLDGDRLAQLLPQIPAAQSPLVGWLTRQIDDFAFDLLHTLLEQAQSGPA, encoded by the coding sequence ATGAGTTCGCCCACTCTGTTCTGCTGTGTCGATGCGCCTGCGGATCTGGCCACCCGCCTGACCGCTGAATTTCCAGACTGTCGGGTGGCGCTGGCGACCACGCGACCGGCGGCGGCGGCCTGGCTGGAGCAGCTGAGCCCTGGGTCGGTAGCGGTGGCGATCGCCGCCCACAGCTGGCTCGGCACCCCAGAGCTGACCACCCTCTGCGATCGCTTTCCCCAGGCGCTGCTGGTGGTGCTCGACCCGGTGACCCCCCAGGGCAAACCCTTCGACGCCGACTTTTCTGGGCCAATCTACCGTCGCCTGCCCGGTTCCGGCCCCGAGGCCGAGCTGATGTTTACGGTGACCGCCGCCCTGGCCTACTACCGCCAGGGGCAGCAGCTGGCGGCGGGGCAGATCGCCCTGGCGGAGGCCCATCGCCAGCTAGAAGGCCTGCAAAGGCAGATGTCGGCCCTCATGGTGCAGCTTGACTGGGGCCTGGCCAGCGCCAGCGATCGCGCCCAGACCGAGCAGGCCCTGCGGCGCAGCCAGAGCAGCCTGGCCGAGGCCCAGCGCATCGCCCATCTGGGCAGCTGGGAGTTTGACCTGGCCAGCCAGACCATCACCTGGTCGGCGGAGCTGTTTCGCATCTACGGGCTCGACCCCGCCCAGGGTGCGCCCAGCTACGACCAGTGGCGGCAGAGCATTCCCCCGGAGGATTGGCCGCCCCTGGAGGTGGCGATTGAGCGGGCGATCGCCGCCGGGGTCTCCTACGAGGTGGAGCACCGCATTGTTCGCCCCGACGGCTCGGTGCGCTACATTTTGGGCCGGGGTGAGATGGTCTACAACGACCAGGGCCAGGGGGTGCAGCTGCGAGGCACCGGCCAAGACTGCACCGAGGCCAAGCTGGCCGAGCTGGCCCTGCGCCAGAGTGAGGCCCAGAAGCAGTCTATTCTCTCGGCGATGCCCGACCTGATGGTGGTGGTCAACGCCCAGGGGCAGTACATGGAGGTGGCCTACAACCGCTTTACCGGCGAGCTGCTGCCCGCAGCGGCCCAGAGAATGGTGGGCATCTACGTGGTCGATGCGCTGCCTGCTGCGGTGGCCGAGCGGTGGCTGAAGGCGATCGCGCGCACCCTGGCCACCCACACCCCCCAGGTATTTGAGCAGCAGCTCAGCTTTGGCGATCGCCGCCAGCACGAGGTGGTGCGCATGGTGCCCTACCAGAGCGATCAGGTGCTGGTGCTGGTGCGCGACATCAGCGACCGACAGCGCATCCTGCAAGACATGCGTCGCCACCGCGACCTGCGGGAGGCCATCTTCAACGAATCGACCGACGCCCTGTTTCTCGTCGATCGCCAGACGGATTTAATTCTCGACTGTAACCACCGGGCGGTGGTTTTGTTTGAGGCCGACAGCGGCGATCGCCTGTGCCAGCGGCGCGGCAACAGCCTCCAGTGCCAGCCCTTTAGCGAGGCCGAGCTGGCGGCGGCCCGCCAGGAGATGGCCGAGCGCGGCTTCTGGAGTGCCGAGGTCGAGTACCTGACCCTCAGGGGGCAGCGGTTTTGGGGCAACCTGGCCGCCAAACCCATCGCCGTGGCCGACACCCCCATGCTGCTGGTGCGGGTGACCGATATCACCCCCAGCAAGCGGATTGAGGCCGCCCTCCAGGAGAGCGAGGCTCGCTTTCGGCAGCTGGCGGAGACGGTGCGGGAGGGCTTTTTTGTCTTCGACGCCATCGCGCGGCGCTACGAGTACCTCAACCCGGCCTACCGGGCCATGATAGGAACCGGCACGACCCTGCCCCAAGACCGCAGCCACTGGCTCGATCGGGTACATCCTGACGATCGCGATCGCATGGCCGCCGCCGCTGCCCGACAGCTTGAGGGTGAGACCACCGACCACGAGTACCGCTACCTGCACCCCGACGGCACGGTGCGCTGGCTGCGCTCCCAGGGCTACCCGATTCAGACTCCGGCGGGCGCAGTCGTGCGCGTGGTGGGCACAGTCGAAGACATCACCGAGCGCAAACGGGGCGAAGCCCAACGCCAGCGCGCCGAGCTGGCCCTAGAGCAGGCCGAAGAGCGCTACCGCCGGGCCACCCAGGCGGCCAGAGCGGGGGTGTGGGAACTCGACCTCGCCACCTATACCGGCTACCTCGACCCCAACCTCAAGGCGCTGGTGGGGTACGGCGACGACGAAATTGGCAACAGCCTAAATCAGTGGCTCACCCCAATCCATCCCGAGGATCGAGCCCCGCTGAGCGCTGCGATTCAGGCCTACCTGAGAGGCGAGACGGAGGAGTTTGTGGCCGAATACCGCATGCTGCACCGCAGCGGAGCGGTGATCTGGGTGCTGTCGCGGGGGGAACTGCGCCGCCAGGCCCAGGGCCAGCCCAGAACCTTTCTGGGCACCTCCACCGACATCACCCGTCTCAAGCAGGTGGAGCTGGCTCTCAAGCAGCTCAACGAAGAGCTAGAACAGCGGGTACAGCAGCGCACCCAGGCCCTACAAACCCTGGCTACCATAGTGGAAAATAGCACCGACTTGATCGGCACGGCCAGCCTGGATGGGGTGGCCCTCTACCTGAACCCCGCCGGGCAGCGCCTGCTGGGGTTAGCGCATGAATCCATCGCCGGTCGCCCCATCAAAAGCTTTTTGAGTGCCGCCACGCTGCCCCAGTTTGAGCAGGAGGTGCTGCCCACCCTGATGGCCGAGGGGGTGTGGCGGGGGGAGGCGAGCTTTTGCCACCTCCAGAGCGGGGCGGCGATCGCCGTTGAGCAGGAGCTGTTTTTGGTCAAAGACCCCGACACCAATGCCCCCCTGCGCATTGCCACAATCTGCCGCGATATGGGCGATCGCAAACGGGCCGAGCAGGCGCTCAAAGCCAGCGAAGAACGGTTTCGGGCCACCTTTGAGCAGGCCGCCGTGGGCATGGTGCAGGCCGATTTGACCGGCTGCCTGGTCAAGGTGAACCAGACCTTCTGCGACCTGCTGGGCTATGCCCCGGCGGAACTGGAGGGCAAGTCCTACGCCGATATCACCCACCCCGCCGATCTCCAGGCGGATCGCGCCAATGTGGAGGAGCTGCTGGCCGGCACCACCCCCAGCTTCACCATGGAAAAGCGCTACCTGCGCTGCGATCGCACCGTCGTCTGGGTCAACCTGGCCGTCACGCTGATCCGCGACGGGGCGGGTCAGCCCCAGTACTTCATCGGCGTCGTCAACGACATCACCCAGCGCAAAACGGCGGAATTGGCCCTGCGCGAGAGTCAGCAGTTTAACCAGCGCATTACTGAAGCCACCCCCTACATCGTCTACATCTACGACCTCGACGCCCACGTCAACCTCTACTCCAACCGCGAGCTGACCGCTACTCTGGGCTATTCCCTAGACCACATCCGGGCCCTGGGCAACCAGATGCTGGCCACCCTGGTACACCCCGACGACTTTGTCGAGTTGGCCCCGCTGTTTGAGCGCGTGCGGGCCGCCGCCGACGGCGAAGTGGTCGAGATTGAGTACCGCATGCGCCACAGCGACGGCGGCTGGCGCTGGCTGCACGATCGCGTGGCGGTGTTTAAGCGCGATTCCCAGGGGCAAGCGGTGCAGAGCATCGGCATTGTCCAAGATATTACCGAGCGAAAACAGGCGCAGTTCGACCTGCGGGAGTCGCGCAACATGCTCAAACTGGTGCTCGACACCATTCCCCAGCGGGTGTTTTGGAAAGATCGACAGTCGCGGTTTTTGGGCTGCAACTCGGCCTTTGCCAGCGACTATCGCCTCACCCCAGACCAGGTGATCGGCAACACCGATCTCGACTTGCCCTGGGCTATCTACGGCGAGCAGTACCGGGCCGACGATGCCGCCGTGATGGCGGCTAAAACCCCCAGGCTGGGCTACGAAGAGCTGACCCACAGCGCCGACGGTGAGGCGATCTGGATTCGCACCAGCAAAATTCCCCTGACCAACACGCGGGGCGAGGTGATCGGCGTGCTGGGCTGCTACGAAGACATCAGCGATCGCAAACAGGTGGAAGAGTCGCTGCGACAGCTCAACGCCGAGCTCGAGCAGCGGGTGCAGGAGCGCACCGGGGAACTTGAGCAGGCCGTCCAGGTGGCCGAGGCGGCGAACCTGGCCAAGAGCACCTTTTTGGCCAATATGAGCCACGAGCTGCGCACCCCTCTCAACGCCATTCTCGGCTTTGCCCAACTGGTGGCCCGCGACGAGCACCTCAGCGGCGACCACCGCCAGGCCCTGGCCATCATCAACCGCAGCGGTGAGCACCTGCTGATGCTGATCAACGACATTCTCGAAATGGCAAAAATCGAGGCGGGCCAGGTCAGCCTCAACGCCGCCAGCTTTGACCTCGACGCGCTGCTCAACACCCTGGGCGACATGCTCTACCTGCGCGCCCAGGACAAGGGGCTGCGGCTGAGCATCGATCGCCATCCCGCCCTGCCCAGGTACCTGGTGGCCGATCAGCCCAAGCTGCGCCAGGTGCTGATTAACCTGCTGGGCAACGCCATTAAATTTACCCCGGCGGGCGACGTCACTCTGCGGGTGGCCCCGGCCAGCGCCCTGGCCGCCCCGCCGCCGGGCAGCCCCCTGGCGGTGACCTTCGCCGTAGCCGACACCGGCATTGGCATTGCCGCCGCCGACTGCGATCGCCTGTTTGAGCCCTTTGTGCAGGTCAACCAGGGGGCAGGCACCGGCCTGGGCCTGGCGATCAGTCGCCAGTTTGTGCAGATGCTGGGGGGCGACATTGGCGTTGAGAGCCAGCCGGGCCAGGGAGCTACCTTTACCTTCACCCTGACCCTGCCGGTGGCTGCCGGAGCCGACTGCCCAACCGTACCGCCGCCCAGCCCGGTGACGGGCCTGGCCCCAGGGCAGCCCAGCTACCGAATTTTAGTCGTCGATGACGATGACACCCATCGGCACCTGCTCAGCCAGGTGTTGCAGTCGGTGGGCTTTGCGGTGCAAGAGGCGGCCAATGGCCAGGCGGCCCTTGACCTCTGGCCCCAGTGGCAACCCCAGCTGATCTGGCTCGACATGCGCATGCCCATCCTCAGCGGCCCCGAGACCGCCCGCGCGATTCGTGCCCAGGAGCGGAGCCAGGCCGCTGCGCCCACCGAGGAGCCCATCAAAATTATTGCCCTCACCGCCAACGCCTTCGAGGACGATCGCGCCCGCGCCCTGGAGTCTGGCTGTGATGACTTTGTGCGCAAGCCCTTTCAGCTCGATCATCTGCTGGCCAAGCTGGCGGAGCACCTGGGGGTGGAGTACACCTACGGCCCCGGCGGCTCTGCTACCGGCCAGCCCCAGACCCTGACCACCGAGGCGACGCTCGCCCTGCTGCGCGCCCTGCCCGCCCCGCTGCTGAGCGAGCTGCACCGGGCCACCCTGCGGCTCGACGGCGACCGGCTCGCCCAGCTGCTGCCCCAGATACCGGCGGCCCAAAGCCCCCTGGTGGGCTGGCTGACCCGGCAGATTGACGACTTTGCCTTTGACCTGCTCCACACCCTGCTGGAGCAGGCCCAAAGCGGGCCTGCCTAG
- a CDS encoding TIGR00341 family protein yields the protein MTQRRRVLKRVARVRRRLRRVWQSNSGNWQWLASKPASVASLNRLLWRESVPSLSFFVMLTLSGVISTLGLLAGSTATVIGAMIIAPLMGPIIGIAYAIALSNRRLMKRAGLTLLWGTLATVLSATLIAQLIGLQTLNDEILLRTEPTLIDLMVAVAAGAAGAFAKSRKHIADAFPGVAIAVALVPPLSTIGIGLALLNQPVFWGATLLFITNLTGIIFSGIMVFLWQRYGSLERAQSGILLSILILLVIGIPLGLSLNNLLVQSNTREQVSYLVRNELPLGVGVQLQGVDLRQGNGMLAITLELAAPPNTITPGVVRQSQRFLEDRLNQPIDLTLRVVPVEEFSVPASP from the coding sequence ATGACTCAGCGACGACGGGTTTTAAAACGGGTGGCGCGGGTTCGCCGTCGGCTGCGCCGAGTGTGGCAGAGCAACAGCGGCAATTGGCAGTGGCTGGCTAGCAAACCGGCCTCGGTGGCCAGCCTCAACCGGCTGCTGTGGCGCGAGTCGGTGCCGTCGCTGAGCTTTTTTGTCATGCTGACGCTCTCGGGGGTAATTTCGACGCTGGGCCTGCTGGCGGGCAGCACCGCCACCGTGATCGGGGCGATGATTATTGCGCCGCTGATGGGGCCCATCATTGGCATTGCCTACGCGATCGCCCTGTCTAATCGCCGCCTGATGAAACGGGCCGGTCTGACCCTGCTCTGGGGCACCCTGGCGACGGTGTTGAGCGCCACCCTGATCGCCCAGCTGATTGGTCTGCAAACCCTCAACGACGAAATTCTGCTGCGTACCGAACCCACCCTGATCGACCTGATGGTGGCCGTGGCGGCGGGGGCAGCGGGAGCCTTTGCCAAGTCGCGCAAGCACATTGCCGACGCCTTTCCGGGGGTGGCGATCGCCGTGGCCCTGGTGCCGCCTCTGAGCACCATTGGCATTGGCCTGGCGCTGCTCAACCAGCCGGTGTTTTGGGGGGCCACCCTGCTGTTTATCACCAACCTCACCGGCATTATCTTCAGCGGCATCATGGTCTTTTTGTGGCAGCGGTACGGCTCCCTGGAGCGGGCCCAGAGCGGCATTTTGCTGTCGATTTTAATTCTTTTGGTGATTGGCATTCCCCTGGGGCTGTCGCTCAACAATTTGCTGGTGCAGTCCAACACGCGGGAGCAGGTGAGCTATCTGGTGCGCAACGAACTACCCCTGGGGGTCGGGGTGCAGCTCCAGGGGGTTGACCTGCGCCAGGGCAACGGCATGCTCGCCATTACCCTCGAGCTGGCCGCTCCGCCCAACACCATTACCCCAGGGGTCGTCCGGCAGTCCCAGCGGTTTTTAGAAGATCGCCTCAACCAACCCATCGATCTCACCCTGCGGGTCGTTCCAGTGGAAGAGTTTTCGGTGCCCGCCAGTCCTTAG
- a CDS encoding transglutaminase family protein has protein sequence MRLNAGCELLFETPEPAPLILMLRPRDGAAQHILEDGLQLEPPVPVVDYIDSYGNLCQRLLVPEGQLRVRSTTTAEVADGIDVEFGAEYVPVQNLPNYALQFLLPSRYCQADLMADLASTIVGDIEPAYDQVEAIRHWIHTHIEYRYDTSDASTSAMETEKTRVGVCRDFVHLGLALCRSLTIPARMVVGYLHQLDPMDLHAWFEAYVGDRWYTFDPTQPSPKGNRLVIAYGRDAADVALATQYGPLQLTEMQVWVNSSPE, from the coding sequence ATGCGACTAAATGCAGGGTGCGAACTTCTGTTTGAGACCCCCGAGCCCGCACCCCTCATACTCATGCTGCGTCCGCGCGATGGGGCTGCCCAGCACATCCTTGAGGACGGCCTTCAGCTTGAGCCCCCGGTGCCCGTGGTGGACTACATCGATAGCTACGGCAATCTGTGCCAGCGGCTGCTGGTGCCCGAGGGGCAGCTGCGGGTGCGCAGCACTACCACCGCCGAGGTCGCCGATGGTATCGATGTAGAGTTTGGGGCCGAGTATGTGCCTGTACAAAACCTGCCCAACTATGCGCTTCAGTTTTTGCTGCCCAGTCGCTACTGTCAGGCCGATCTGATGGCCGATCTGGCCAGCACCATTGTGGGGGACATCGAGCCCGCCTACGACCAGGTCGAGGCCATTCGCCACTGGATTCACACCCACATCGAGTACCGCTACGACACCAGCGATGCCTCTACCTCGGCGATGGAAACCGAAAAAACCCGCGTGGGGGTGTGTCGCGATTTTGTCCATTTGGGTCTGGCCCTGTGTCGCAGCTTAACCATTCCGGCCCGTATGGTGGTGGGTTACCTGCACCAGCTCGACCCCATGGATCTCCACGCTTGGTTTGAGGCCTACGTGGGCGATCGCTGGTATACCTTCGACCCTACCCAGCCCAGCCCCAAGGGCAACCGCCTTGTCATCGCCTACGGTCGCGATGCCGCCGATGTTGCCCTGGCTACCCAGTACGGGCCGCTACAGCTCACGGAAATGCAGGTGTGGGTCAACTCCTCGCCAGAGTGA
- a CDS encoding response regulator: MKILLLEDDPPTSEFLADTLTTHRYAVDAIADGATGLELASRWPYDLLIVDWQLPTLDGLEVCRRLRAQGSRTPILMLTVRGSSADIVAGLDAGADDYLAKTCDAPQLLARVRALLRRSSATAPVLSWGELHLDPALTQVTYRQQPIPCRPKEYELLELFLRHPQRLLTRSAIIDHLWPMADTPVEGSVTNLIKDLRQRLKAAGLVPGPIETVYGLGYRLKTAPQSAPGPPGEAVESTPPTPRLDAVMQQATQRFRASLEQRLGILDDALLALETETLSPEQRQVATAAAHRLAGGLGLFGYAQASAVAEAIELLLRSAPLHQLGPQLASHLELLKRSLILSAGEEQSAPSDDIPWAIP, translated from the coding sequence ATGAAAATCCTTTTGCTAGAGGACGATCCGCCCACCAGTGAGTTTTTGGCCGACACCCTGACCACCCATCGCTACGCCGTCGATGCGATCGCCGATGGAGCCACCGGTCTTGAGCTGGCCAGCCGCTGGCCCTACGATCTGCTGATTGTGGACTGGCAATTGCCCACCCTTGACGGGCTAGAGGTTTGTCGCCGCCTGCGGGCCCAGGGCAGCCGCACCCCCATTTTGATGCTGACGGTCAGGGGCTCCAGCGCTGACATTGTAGCCGGGCTCGATGCCGGGGCCGACGACTACCTGGCCAAGACCTGTGACGCGCCGCAGCTGCTGGCGCGGGTGCGAGCCCTGCTGCGCCGCAGCAGCGCGACGGCTCCGGTGCTGAGCTGGGGTGAGCTGCACCTCGACCCGGCCCTCACCCAGGTAACCTACCGCCAGCAGCCCATTCCCTGCCGCCCCAAGGAGTACGAGCTGCTGGAGCTGTTTTTGCGCCATCCGCAGCGCCTGCTGACCCGCAGCGCCATCATCGACCACCTGTGGCCCATGGCCGACACCCCGGTGGAGGGCTCAGTTACCAACCTGATCAAAGACCTGCGCCAGCGGCTAAAGGCGGCAGGGCTGGTGCCTGGCCCCATTGAAACGGTCTACGGGCTGGGCTATCGCCTCAAAACGGCTCCCCAGTCAGCGCCAGGGCCCCCAGGGGAGGCGGTGGAGTCAACTCCCCCAACCCCTCGGCTAGACGCAGTTATGCAGCAGGCCACCCAGCGGTTTCGGGCCTCGCTCGAACAGCGGCTCGGCATTCTCGATGACGCTCTCCTGGCCCTGGAGACCGAAACCCTGAGCCCCGAGCAGCGGCAGGTAGCCACCGCTGCCGCCCACCGACTGGCGGGGGGGCTGGGGCTGTTTGGCTACGCCCAGGCCTCGGCGGTCGCCGAGGCGATCGAGCTACTGCTGCGCTCGGCCCCGCTCCACCAGCTGGGGCCGCAGCTGGCCTCCCACCTAGAACTGCTGAAGCGATCGCTAATTCTCTCCGCCGGGGAGGAGCAGTCTGCGCCGAGCGACGACATCCCCTGGGCGATACCTTAA